From Triticum aestivum cultivar Chinese Spring chromosome 7B, IWGSC CS RefSeq v2.1, whole genome shotgun sequence:
TCATCTCTGTACATGTTTTTTGTGACGGACAACTACCTGCACGGCCGTCTACCAGCTGATCTGGGAAGAAGCCTTCCTAGCTTACAACAGTTTGGATTTGGGAATAACCGATTCACTGGAGTTGTGCCTCCATCACTGACTAATATCTCCAGACTCGAGCTTTTTGATGTTGCAAATAACGGATTCAGTGGGGTTGTCCCTTCAGACTTGGGAAATTTGCAGTATCTTAGATGGTTTAATCTGGTTGGAAACAAGTTTGAGGCAAACAATGAACAAGAATGGCGCTTCTTTACTTCTTTGACAAACTGTAGCAGGTTGCAGCTGTTAAATATAGAACAAAACAGGTTCTCGGGGCAATTACCAACCTCATTGTCTAACTTGTCCACAAACATCCGAGAGCTAGATATTTTTAACAACAATATATCTGGTACTATTCCATCGGATATTGGAAATTTGATAGGTCTTGAGGTGCTTATTCTTGCTGGCAACTTGCTCACTGGGGCCATTCCTGAGACCATAGGGAAGCTTATACGATTGAAGAAGCTACATCTGAGTTCCAACAACTTATCAGGATTCATCCCCTCTTCCATCGGAAACCTCACTGGTCTTTATAGGCTTGGTGCAAGCTTCAACAGCTTGGAGGGACCGATTCCATCAAGCATTGGAAATTTGACCAAACTTTCATCATTAGATATATCGACGAACCATCTTTCTAGCTCAATTCCAAAGGAAATTACGCAACTATCATCCATCTCAATTTATTTGGCCTTGTCTTACAACTTGCTGGAGGGACCTCTACCTTCAGAAATTGGCAATTTGGTAAATCTCGAACAGCTTATTCTATCAGGGAACCAGTTGTCTGGTAAAATACCTGCAACCATTGGTGGCTGCGTAGTCCTGGAAACCCTCTTGATGGATGGCAATTCATTCCAAGGAAACATCCCTCCCACTTTGAAGAACATCAAAGGGCTTACTGTACTGAATTTGACAAACAACAAACTGAACGGCAGCATCCCAGGGGAACTGAGCAATATTACCAGCTTGCAGGAACTGTATCTTGCACATAATGATCTGTCAGGGTCAATCCCTGAACTCCTGGGTTATTCAACATCGCTGCTCCACCTCGACATATCGTTCAACAGTTTACAAGGTGAGGTACCAAAAGAAGGGATTTTCAGGAATTTAACTGGACTATCAATTTTTGGAAACAATGAGTTATGTGGTGGAATACCACAGCTTCAACTGCCAAAATGCCCAAGCTCCAAGAAAGGCTTGCCGAAGTCCATGAGAATAGCTGTCCCTACAGCAGTTGGTACCCTCGTCTTATTTGTAGCTCTTGCTTTAGCTGGATTTCTGTACAGAAAATTTAAGTCAGGATTGAGGAAAGAACAACTGTCACCTCAGAAGATCATGATTGACCTTCCAATGGTTTCATACAACGACATACTCAAAGCAACGGACGGGTTTTCAGAAGCCAATCTGCTCGGGAAGGGAAGATACGGTACTGTATACAAAGGCACTATAGAAAATTTTGCTGCAGCTGTGAAGGTGTTTAATCTGCAGCAATCTGGATCCTACAAGAGCTTCCTGGATGAATGTGAGGCACTAAGAAGAGTTAGGCACCGTTGCCTTGTAAAGATAATCACATGTTGTTCAAGCATCAACCACCAAGGCCAAGACTTCAGAGCGCTAGTCTTCGAGCTCATGCCCAATTTCAGCTTAGACCGCTGGATCCACCCAGATATTGAAAGCCAAAACAGAATGGGAACACTCAGCTTGTCACAGAGGTTAAATATCGCCGTTGACCTCGTGGATGCTATAGACTATCTTCACAATGGTTGCCAACCTTCCATCATCCATTGCGATCTCAAGCCAAGCAACATTCTTCTCACAGAGGACATGAGGGCTCGTGTTGGGGATTTTGGCATTGCTAGAATTCTAAAAGAAGCTGCAAGCGAAGCTTCTGCAAGTTCCCTTAGCTCCATGGGAATAAGAGGATCCATTGGATATGTTGCTCCAGGTAACTGAATATGCTCCCCCTATGCTTGAAATGATCACATTTAATTAGATATATGCTTTTTAAGGCTTAATTAGATACAGTATATGTTTATGAAATAACTTCTGTGCATACCTGTTTATACCCCGAATTGTTTCAATCCATTGTAGAATATGGAGAAGGGCTTCCGGTATCTACTTATGGTGATGTGTACAGCCTTGGGATCACCTTGATCGAGATGTTTACTGGAAGGTGTCCGACAGACGACATGTTCAGAGATGGGCTAACCCTGCAATGCTTTGCAGAGGCAGCAGGTCTTCCTGGGAATGTCATGGTGATAGCAGACTCCAACATCCGGCTGCATGATGAAGCAAACAATAGCGCTGACGCAGAACATATAACCAGAGCCAAGGAATGTTTGGCTGCCATCATCCAGCTTGGCATCCTATGCTCAAAGCAATTGCCAAGAGAAAGGATGTCAACAAGTGATGCTGCTGCAGAGATGCATGCTATCAGAGATGCCTACATCAGTAATCAGAGATGAATTGCTGTCAAATCATATAAACAAACCACTACCACATGCCGATTGGGTCCTCTGAATTTATTCTTGAATCTGCAGTATATTGTGATGTAAAATATCAGCTGGTACTGTATTGTTCACTCTATATGCATTAACATTTGTGACAACATTTCGTGTGGCCTTGGGTGTAAATAAGACACATATGTTCTCCATCAGTTTATTCAGTCAACCCTTACCTGAATCAATCAGCCTCTAACTGTGAGAGACTGCTCATGATTTAATATTTGTTTTTTATGGGTGCATTTTGTTTCTAGGCTACATGGTTATGAGTTCTGACATTGAGAATGCTCCATTTTCCTCCACATTCTTATGCATAATAACTCCATGCTTATTGGGCTTGTAATTCGTATGGCAGAGCAAAAACATTTGAGTTTCTTTACTACCTTGTTGAACATTTATTGTCCTGTCAGTTCATATTCCATATAACACCCTTCTTGAGTCAGCAAAAGAATATTTACTAAGTTGTGACTTAGAAATCACTGTGCGTGTAGTTGATAAATGAGTAAGAGCTAGATTGCTAAGCATAAGAATGAAAAAAAAATATGATGCTGAACTATGTTAAAGATACCACTACTGTACCTAACTCCCTCCTGGTGAAAAACTCGTGGTCCAAAAGTACCAAAAAAGAATGATACATATGTCATTGTTTGCTTGTGTAGCAATGTCGAATGTGCGGCTGTCAACATCTTCATACTTGGACCAGCAGACCTTGTACACGGAAATGGCAAGGTCCAGCCAGGGCTTGTAATGACGGTATGTGCATTCTCAATTTCAGCAATGTCAACAGCTGGATCATATAGCCATGCCAAGTGCTTTCCAATGGATTTGTCA
This genomic window contains:
- the LOC123161506 gene encoding probable LRR receptor-like serine/threonine-protein kinase At3g47570; translated protein: MRWRGTALPRCLVGIRWLVLLLLSTMGATRAHDSDERALQAFKERISDHSGALASWNRSISYCTWEGVTCSRRHGSRVVALDLNSQGLAGTISPSIGNLTFLRRLNLSLNPLHGKIPPSIGSLRRLKYLGLRGNMLTGAIPSNISRCTNLRVMIIADNKGLQGSIPSEIGNMMQSLRVVHLYNNSLTGTIPSSLGNLSQVTILSLAANHLEGSIPEGIGNNAHLKFLQLAMNNFSGLLPLSLYNQSSLYMFFVTDNYLHGRLPADLGRSLPSLQQFGFGNNRFTGVVPPSLTNISRLELFDVANNGFSGVVPSDLGNLQYLRWFNLVGNKFEANNEQEWRFFTSLTNCSRLQLLNIEQNRFSGQLPTSLSNLSTNIRELDIFNNNISGTIPSDIGNLIGLEVLILAGNLLTGAIPETIGKLIRLKKLHLSSNNLSGFIPSSIGNLTGLYRLGASFNSLEGPIPSSIGNLTKLSSLDISTNHLSSSIPKEITQLSSISIYLALSYNLLEGPLPSEIGNLVNLEQLILSGNQLSGKIPATIGGCVVLETLLMDGNSFQGNIPPTLKNIKGLTVLNLTNNKLNGSIPGELSNITSLQELYLAHNDLSGSIPELLGYSTSLLHLDISFNSLQGEVPKEGIFRNLTGLSIFGNNELCGGIPQLQLPKCPSSKKGLPKSMRIAVPTAVGTLVLFVALALAGFLYRKFKSGLRKEQLSPQKIMIDLPMVSYNDILKATDGFSEANLLGKGRYGTVYKGTIENFAAAVKVFNLQQSGSYKSFLDECEALRRVRHRCLVKIITCCSSINHQGQDFRALVFELMPNFSLDRWIHPDIESQNRMGTLSLSQRLNIAVDLVDAIDYLHNGCQPSIIHCDLKPSNILLTEDMRARVGDFGIARILKEAASEASASSLSSMGIRGSIGYVAPEYGEGLPVSTYGDVYSLGITLIEMFTGRCPTDDMFRDGLTLQCFAEAAGLPGNVMVIADSNIRLHDEANNSADAEHITRAKECLAAIIQLGILCSKQLPRERMSTSDAAAEMHAIRDAYISNQR